The Papaver somniferum cultivar HN1 chromosome 3, ASM357369v1, whole genome shotgun sequence genome includes a region encoding these proteins:
- the LOC113358448 gene encoding probable pectinesterase/pectinesterase inhibitor 34: protein MGYGRLGCSESFRSIASLSTDPMPNQSSNPSRKKRRIVLLSILSIFLLVGCGISAVLLAHTRKGSNSSEAKVRRQPTQAISKTCSKTRYPDLCVNSLLDFPGSLSAGERDLVHITVNMTLSHVGNALSGASEIINLDMNKRIRSAYDDCLELLDDSVEQLSRSLYHVSPVSRTSTLSNDDDDQPASSEDVMTWLSAALTNHDTCTEGLEDVNGNVKDVMSEHLKDLGELVSNSLAIFYDSKVDDDFSGIPVQNRRKLMSKKSSSAEENGFPAWVSTRERKLLDAPISALQADIVVSKYSNGSDGAYKTITAAIKAAPQKSNRRTIIYIRAGRYEEKYLKVGKKKKNLMFIGDGKGRTIISGGKSVLDGLTTFHTASFAATGTGFIARDMTFENYAGPEKHQAVALRVGADHAVVYRCNIIGYQDSLYVHSQRQFYRECDIYGTVDFIFGNAAVVLQNCNIYARKPMPNQKNTITAQNRKDPNQNTGISIHNCKIVATPDLKAAQMNHSTYLGRPWKMYSRTVYLLSYMGDHIHPNGWLEWNDTFALDTLYYGEYMNYGPGAGVGSRVQWSGYRVITSAVEAAKFTVARFIYGSSWLPATGVAFVAGLLV, encoded by the exons ATGGGATATGGCAGGCTCGGATGTTCTGAGTCATTCAGGTCAATTGCTTCATTATCAACTGATCCAATGCCAAATCAATCATCAAATCCATCAAGAAAAAAACGTAGAATAGTTCTACTCTCAATCCTATCCATCTTCTTGCTAGTTGGTTGTGGAATttcagctgttcttcttgctcATACCCGGAAAGGGTCAAATTCATCGGAAGCTAAGGTTCGGAGACAGCCCACACAAGCAATCTCAAAAACTTGCAGTAAAACTCGTTATCCAGATCTCTGTGTCAACTCACTACTGGATTTTCCTGGTTCGTTGAGTGCAGGAGAACGCGACCTGGTTCATATAACAGTAAATATGACTCTTTCGCATGTCGGTAATGCATTGTCGGGCGCTTCAGAAATCATCAACTTGGATATGAATAAACGAATAAGATCAGCATATGATGACTGTTTAGAGCTATTAGATGATTCTGTAGAACAACTTTCACGTTCGTTATATCACGTCAGTCCAGTATCAAGAACATCTACGTTatccaatgatgatgatgatcagccAGCATCATCTGAAGATGTCATGACATGGCTCAGCGCTGCTCTAACAAATCACGACACGTGCACAGAGGGACTTGAAGATGTAAATGGGAATGTTAAAGATGTGATGTCGGAACAtttgaaagatcttggtgaattAGTAAGTAATTCTTTGGCAATTTTTTATGATTCCAAAGTTGATGATGATTTTTCTGGTATTCCTGTACAAAACCGAAGAAAATTAATGAGCAAGAAAAGTTCCTCAGCGGAAGAAAATGGTTTTCCAGCATGGGTTTCCACTAGGGAAAGAAAGTTATTAGATGCGCCGATATCAGCGTTACAAGCCGATATTGTTGTATCAAAATACAGTAACGGAAGTGATGGTGCCTATAAAACTATTACAGCAGCAATTAAAGCAGCGCCACAAAAGAGTAATCGACGTACGATTATCTACATAAGGGCAGGAAG GTACGAAGAAAAGTACCTCAAAgtaggaaagaaaaagaagaatttgatgttcATCGGAGATGGAAAGGGTAGGACAATCATTTCCGGTGGGAAAAGCGTTCTGGACGGCCTTACGACATTCCATACTGCTTCATTCG CTGCAACTGGAACTGGATTTATTGCAAGAGATATGACATTTGAAAACTATGCTGGACCAGAAAAACATCAAGCAGTAGCCCTAAGAGTAGGAGCAGATCATGCCGTTGTATACCGGTGTAACATAATTGGATATCAAGATAGTTTATACGTGCATTCACAGCGACAGTTCTACCGCGAATGTGATATATACGGCACAGTTGATTTCATTTTTGGTAACGCTGCCGTGGTTCTTCAAAATTGCAATATCTATGCTCGTAAGCCTATGCCCAACCAGAAAAACACAATTACAGCGCAAAACAGGAAAGACCCGAACCAAAATACAGGAATTTCGATCCACAATTGCAAAATCGTGGCCACTCCAGATCTCAAAGCAGCACAGATGAACCATTCAACGTATCTTGGCCGTCCGTGGAAAATGTATTCAAGAACTGTTTATTTGTTATCATATATGGGCGATCACATCCATCCAAACGGATGGTTAGAATGGAACGATACATTTGCACTTGATACATTGTACTATGGGGAGTATATGAATTATGGTCCGGGTGCAGGTGTTGGATCACGGGTCCAATGGAGTGGGTACCGAGTTATAACTTCAGCTGTGGAAGCAGCTAAGTTTACTGTCGCCAGATTTATATATGGATCTTCTTGGTTACCAGCAACGGGAGTTGCTTTTGTTGCAGGATTATTGGTTTAA
- the LOC113360546 gene encoding uncharacterized protein LOC113360546, with product MNLKSFWRKIWRMNAIPRVKTFMWKCIHDILPLNERMARILSYINKFFPLCGKNDETLNHILLNCEFTLRVLSQMGVTFTDYTGNHTDFHCWIQDWFHSDRMDNLGDLDWAGVLATICWGIWKCRCDVVFKKINPNPQRIGSKITNIISCNRRSRKEQMLNSPIHIVENTKPLATNLLAIKISITLKINNNSREGGLGLVLAAHAGNISKARCRNIEASSEEELEEEAASMTIQWAQQLNHPRVEIKGDNVKVLEAVGSKIGEMYKGCTQKDIKTLFCILKTLRSLVEFQSLKTS from the coding sequence ATGAATTTGAAATCCTTTTGGAGGAAAATTTGGAGAATGAATGCTATTCCTAGGGTAAAGACATTTATGTGGAAGTGTATTCATGATATTCTCCCTTTGAATGAGAGAATGGCAAGAATTCTGTCTTACATAAATAAGTTTTTCCCTTTATGTGGAAAAAATGATGAGACGTTAAACCACATCTTGTTGAACTGTGAGTTTACTCTCAGGGTTCTAAGTCAAATGGGTGTTACATTCACAGACTATACGGGTAACCATACTGATTTTCACTGTTGGATTCAAGATTGGTTCCATAGTGACAGAATGGACAATCTAGGTGATTTGGATTGGGCTGGCGTGTTGGCAACTATTTGCTGGGGGATTTGGAAATGCAGGTGTGATGTAGTGTTTAAGAAAATAAACCCTAACCCGCAGAGAATAGGCAGCAAGATTACCAATATAATAAGTTGTAACAGAAGAAGTAGGAAGGAGCAAATGTTGAATAGCCCTATTCATATTGTAGAAAACACAAAACCCCTAGCTACTAACCTGCTGGCTATTAAGATAAGTATAACCCTTAAGATTAACAATAACAGTAGGGAGGGAGGTTTAGGTCTAGTCTTAGCTGCTCATGCAGGTAACATCTCAAAAGCAAGATGCAGAAACATTGAAGCAAGTTCAGAGGAAGAACTAGAAGAAGAAGCAGCTTCCATGACAATCCAATGGGCACAACAATTAAACCATCCGCGGGTCGAAATTAAAGGTGACAATGTGAAAGTCCTTGAAGCTGTTGGGAGCAAAATAGGTGAAATGTACAAAGGATGTACGCAGAAAGATATAAAAACTTTATTTTGTATATTAAAAACCTTAAGGAGCTTAGTAGAGTTTCAGAGTTTGAAAACTTCTTAG